A genomic region of Carassius carassius chromosome 13, fCarCar2.1, whole genome shotgun sequence contains the following coding sequences:
- the LOC132156141 gene encoding bcl-2-like protein 13, which yields MAASGSSTTLPEGFHYETKYVILSYLNLPPPSRSRPSETAEGESHSTQEVEREWNSSLKKQIENEMKQLEEEIAASFSRTGFDQLISPVFSPANPESSIEDSLAVLGDHVSRDLDTHLSSATHTLLRSDMNFEHFRAAVEEVSSHAQGGWSKVLVPLVLLQALQSEGQPLETLLHYGLRYLEESQSDFIIQQGGWGTVISLYEAEDPGVIIAEDSNDIYILSGEQTSDQLSPPASLLTLENSSGPASWQTESLPVSLTGHESWAQIGMMDPEDTKSLDSAEGVALAEEQSENNSSNSDIVHVEREDAELLEEGGETVEEGELQSSVLSVLGSESELAAVREEAPTAESVQTAPELIVEPTMMEIPPPPVSVELEHLAAPAAATASFPVPEPVPAPVEHRSSPPPDLEPEVVQAILEQEICPEVDLKASSPAHDLPVPTPPEVPQPETSDLPVLLYGGAALVAIAAVLAFGALAYRKK from the exons ATGGCTGCCTCTGGCTCCTCCACCACACTGCCTGAAGGATTTCACTATGAGACCAAGTATGTCATCCTCAGCTACCTTAACCTGCCCCCGCCATCAAGATCAAGACCCTCAGAGACAGCGGAGG GAGAGAGCCATTCTACACAGGAAGTGGAAAGAGAGTGGAATAGCAGCCTGAAGAAACAGATTGAGAATGAAATGAAGCAGCTGGAAGAGGAAATTGCGGCCT ctTTTTCCAGGACTGGTTTTGATCAGCTCATATCCCCAGTGTTCAGTCCAGCCAATCCAGAAAGCTCCATAGAAGACAGCCTGGCAGTGCTGGGGGACCACGTCTCACGGGACCTGGACACACACCTGTCCTCTGCCACTCACACGCTTCTGAGAAG TGATATGAACTTTGAGCACTTCAGAGCAGCGGTGGAGGAGGTGTCCTCTCATGCTCAAGGAGGATGGAGCAAG GTGTTGGTACCCTTAGTATTATTACAAGCCCTACAGAGTGAGGGGCAGCCACTGGAAACACTGCTACATTATGGTTTGCGTTACCTTGAAGAATCACAATCAGACTTCATCATTCAGCAGGGAGGATGG GGCACTGTGATCAGCCTGTATGAAGCTGAAGACCCTGGCGTGATCATAGCCGAGGACAGTAACGACATCTACATCCTGTCAGGTGAACAGACCTCGGATCAGCTAAGCCCTCCTGCTTCACTACTGACTCTTGAAAATAGCAGTGGACCAGCCTCTTGGCAGACAGAGAGTCTTCCTGTGTCTCTGACAGGACACGAATCTTGGGCGCAGATTGGCATGATGGACCCAGAAGATACCAAGAGTCTGGACAGCGCCGAGGGAGTGGCGTTAGCTGAGGAGCAAAGCGAGAACAACTCCTCGAACTCTGACATTGTCCATGTGGAGCGTGAAGATGCCGAACTGCTTGAAGAAGGTGGGGAGACGGTGGAGGAAGGGGAGCTGCAGAGTAGTGTACTTAGCGTGCTGGGCAGTGAGAGCGAACTCGCTGCTGTTCGAGAAGAAGCACCAACCGCAGAGTCGGTGCAAACTGCACCTGAGCTGATTGTGGAACCAACCATGATGGAGATCCCTCCACCTCCAGTCTCAGTAGAGCTAGAGCACCTAGCCGCCCCTGCTGCTGCAACCGCCTCGTTTCCTGTGCCTGAGCCTGTTCCAGCTCCTGTGGAGCATCGGTCATCACCCCCACCGGATCTAGAACCGGAAGTGGTCCAAGCAATCCTGGAGCAGGAGATATGTCCAGAGGTTGACCTTAAGGCCTCTTCCCCGGCCCACGACCTCCCTGTCCCGACCCCACCTGAGGTGCCACAGCCTGAGACCTCTGACCTCCCCGTGCTGCTATACGGTGGTGCTGCCCTGGTGGCCATCGCTGCAGTGTTGGCTTTTGGAGCACTGGCCTACAGGAAGAAGTAG
- the LOC132156142 gene encoding DENN domain-containing protein 11-like isoform X2 codes for MVEQSDRAPLLDWEEVPPAELAPSAPSPETEDSAHSGLSSYPIESGAQADISLNTSPARANSVTAVSSESAYSPHKHSGPGRDASATDEEGDCAFHGLSVRDRRITGWEEKDQIVAVFVVTFDTRSGNMIEWCLPQDVNLEGVEFKSMASGSHRITSDFIYFRKGSYFGLACFANMPVESELERGARMKSVGILSPSYTLLYRYMHFLENQVRHQLQCPGQYSPLEAFYEDKKAVLPSGGNGLVTACPTSVLGPIVNRCMHPEMKITHPAGCMSQFIRFFGEQIMVLWKFALLRKRILIFSPPPVGVVCYRVYCCCCLANVSIPGVGVSVPEFRPFFYINVADIAALETEMSYVACTTEKIFEEKKELYDVYIDNQNVKTHRESLQPLLRLNSADREKYRKLCEQRQLLLYSQEVDGDSTSNEEDLFILFFMEQNNRIFQTLSEVAGSADPTLSAEHVRAMGLDPHSDRGFLVDLLEIYGIDVMLVIDNPCCPSHS; via the exons ATGGTGGAGCAGTCGGATCGCGCTCCGCTGCTGGACTGGGAGGAGGTTCCCCCGGCCGAACTTGCCCCATCGGCTCCATCACCGGAGACTGAGGATTCAGCACATTCCGGTCTGTCTAGTTACCCGATCGAGAGTGGTGCACAGGCAGATATCTCCCTGAACACAAGCCCGGCGAGAGCGAACAGTGTAACAGCTGTTTCTAGTGAAAGTGCATATTCTCCCCATAAACACAGCGGCCCGGGAAGAGATGCTTCCGCCACTGATGAAGAGGGAGACTGCGCCTTTCATGGACTGTCAGTCAGGGATCGGAGGATCACTGGATGGGAAGAAAAAGACCAAATTGTTGCAGTGTTTGTTGTGACTTTCGACACAAGATCGG GGAACATGATAGAATGGTGCCTACCTCAAGATGTGAATCTGGAGGGAGTAGAGTTCAAGTCTATGGCAAGCGGCTCTCATCGGATCACAAGTGACTTCAT ATATTTTCGTAAAGGCAGTTACTTTGGACTAGCGTGCTTTGCCAACATGCCTGTGGAGAGTGAGCTGGAACGAGGAGCTCGGATGAAATCTGTAGGGATTTTGTCTCCTTCTTACACACTGCTATACCGTTACATGCACTTCCTGGAAAACCAAGTCCG GCACCAGTTGCAGTGTCCAGGTCAGTACTCTCCACTGGAAGCTTTCTACGAGGATAAAAAGGCAGTGTTGCCATCGGGAGGAAACGGTTTGGTCACAGCCTGCCCGACCAGTGTTCTTGGGCCCATAGTCAACCGCTGCATGCATCCAGAGATGAAG ATCACACACCCGGCTGGCTGCATGTCCCAGTTCATCCGCTTCTTTGGAGAGCAGATCATGGTGCTGTGGAAGTTTGCTTTGCTCAGGAAACGCATCCTCATTTTCTCTCCTCCCCCTGTCGGTGTGGTCTGCTATCGGG TATACTGTTGCTGCTGCCTTGCTAATGTGTCCATTCCTGGGGTGGGCGTGTCTGTTCCGGAGTTCCGCCCCTTCTTCTACATCAATGTTGCTGACATTGCCGCTCTTGAGACTGAAATGTCTTATGTAGCTT GTACAACAGAGAAGATATTTGAGGAAAAGAAGGAGCTGTACGATGTATACATTGACAATCAGAATGtaaagacacacagagagagcctCCAGCCTCTGCTTCGACTCAACAGTGCAGACCGAGAGAAGTATCGCAAGCTCTGTGAGCAAAG GCAGTTGCTGCTGTACTCTCAGGAGGTGGATGGAGACAGCACATCTAATGAGGAAGACCTCTTCATTTT GTTCTTCATGGAGCAAAACAACAGAATCTTCCAGACCCTGTCTGAGGTGGCGGGGAGCGCCGATCCTACCCTAAGTGCTGAACATGTGAGAGCCATGGGGCTGGATCCTCACAGTGACCGAGGTTTTCTCGTCGACCTGCTGGAAATCTATGGCATTGACGTCATGCTGGTTATCGACAACCCCTGCTGCCC GAGCCATTCCTGA
- the LOC132156142 gene encoding DENN domain-containing protein 11-like isoform X1, with protein MVEQSDRAPLLDWEEVPPAELAPSAPSPETEDSAHSGLSSYPIESGAQADISLNTSPARANSVTAVSSESAYSPHKHSGPGRDASATDEEGDCAFHGLSVRDRRITGWEEKDQIVAVFVVTFDTRSGNMIEWCLPQDVNLEGVEFKSMASGSHRITSDFIYFRKGSYFGLACFANMPVESELERGARMKSVGILSPSYTLLYRYMHFLENQVRHQLQCPGQYSPLEAFYEDKKAVLPSGGNGLVTACPTSVLGPIVNRCMHPEMKITHPAGCMSQFIRFFGEQIMVLWKFALLRKRILIFSPPPVGVVCYRVYCCCCLANVSIPGVGVSVPEFRPFFYINVADIAALETEMSYVACTTEKIFEEKKELYDVYIDNQNVKTHRESLQPLLRLNSADREKYRKLCEQRQLLLYSQEVDGDSTSNEEDLFILFFMEQNNRIFQTLSEVAGSADPTLSAEHVRAMGLDPHSDRGFLVDLLEIYGIDVMLVIDNPCCPQCCLGELM; from the exons ATGGTGGAGCAGTCGGATCGCGCTCCGCTGCTGGACTGGGAGGAGGTTCCCCCGGCCGAACTTGCCCCATCGGCTCCATCACCGGAGACTGAGGATTCAGCACATTCCGGTCTGTCTAGTTACCCGATCGAGAGTGGTGCACAGGCAGATATCTCCCTGAACACAAGCCCGGCGAGAGCGAACAGTGTAACAGCTGTTTCTAGTGAAAGTGCATATTCTCCCCATAAACACAGCGGCCCGGGAAGAGATGCTTCCGCCACTGATGAAGAGGGAGACTGCGCCTTTCATGGACTGTCAGTCAGGGATCGGAGGATCACTGGATGGGAAGAAAAAGACCAAATTGTTGCAGTGTTTGTTGTGACTTTCGACACAAGATCGG GGAACATGATAGAATGGTGCCTACCTCAAGATGTGAATCTGGAGGGAGTAGAGTTCAAGTCTATGGCAAGCGGCTCTCATCGGATCACAAGTGACTTCAT ATATTTTCGTAAAGGCAGTTACTTTGGACTAGCGTGCTTTGCCAACATGCCTGTGGAGAGTGAGCTGGAACGAGGAGCTCGGATGAAATCTGTAGGGATTTTGTCTCCTTCTTACACACTGCTATACCGTTACATGCACTTCCTGGAAAACCAAGTCCG GCACCAGTTGCAGTGTCCAGGTCAGTACTCTCCACTGGAAGCTTTCTACGAGGATAAAAAGGCAGTGTTGCCATCGGGAGGAAACGGTTTGGTCACAGCCTGCCCGACCAGTGTTCTTGGGCCCATAGTCAACCGCTGCATGCATCCAGAGATGAAG ATCACACACCCGGCTGGCTGCATGTCCCAGTTCATCCGCTTCTTTGGAGAGCAGATCATGGTGCTGTGGAAGTTTGCTTTGCTCAGGAAACGCATCCTCATTTTCTCTCCTCCCCCTGTCGGTGTGGTCTGCTATCGGG TATACTGTTGCTGCTGCCTTGCTAATGTGTCCATTCCTGGGGTGGGCGTGTCTGTTCCGGAGTTCCGCCCCTTCTTCTACATCAATGTTGCTGACATTGCCGCTCTTGAGACTGAAATGTCTTATGTAGCTT GTACAACAGAGAAGATATTTGAGGAAAAGAAGGAGCTGTACGATGTATACATTGACAATCAGAATGtaaagacacacagagagagcctCCAGCCTCTGCTTCGACTCAACAGTGCAGACCGAGAGAAGTATCGCAAGCTCTGTGAGCAAAG GCAGTTGCTGCTGTACTCTCAGGAGGTGGATGGAGACAGCACATCTAATGAGGAAGACCTCTTCATTTT GTTCTTCATGGAGCAAAACAACAGAATCTTCCAGACCCTGTCTGAGGTGGCGGGGAGCGCCGATCCTACCCTAAGTGCTGAACATGTGAGAGCCATGGGGCTGGATCCTCACAGTGACCGAGGTTTTCTCGTCGACCTGCTGGAAATCTATGGCATTGACGTCATGCTGGTTATCGACAACCCCTGCTGCCC CCAGTGCTGTCTGGGGGAACTGATGTGA
- the LOC132156142 gene encoding DENN domain-containing protein 11-like isoform X3, with the protein MVEQSDRAPLLDWEEVPPAELAPSAPSPETEDSAHSGLSSYPIESGAQADISLNTSPARANSVTAVSSESAYSPHKHSGPGRDASATDEEGDCAFHGLSVRDRRITGWEEKDQIVAVFVVTFDTRSGNMIEWCLPQDVNLEGVEFKSMASGSHRITSDFIYFRKGSYFGLACFANMPVESELERGARMKSVGILSPSYTLLYRYMHFLENQVRHQLQCPGQYSPLEAFYEDKKAVLPSGGNGLVTACPTSVLGPIVNRCMHPEMKITHPAGCMSQFIRFFGEQIMVLWKFALLRKRILIFSPPPVGVVCYRVYCCCCLANVSIPGVGVSVPEFRPFFYINVADIAALETEMSYVACTTEKIFEEKKELYDVYIDNQNVKTHRESLQPLLRLNSADREKYRKLCEQRQLLLYSQEVDGDSTSNEEDLFILFFMEQNNRIFQTLSEVAGSADPTLSAEHVRAMGLDPHSDRGFLVDLLEIYGIDVMLVIDNPCCP; encoded by the exons ATGGTGGAGCAGTCGGATCGCGCTCCGCTGCTGGACTGGGAGGAGGTTCCCCCGGCCGAACTTGCCCCATCGGCTCCATCACCGGAGACTGAGGATTCAGCACATTCCGGTCTGTCTAGTTACCCGATCGAGAGTGGTGCACAGGCAGATATCTCCCTGAACACAAGCCCGGCGAGAGCGAACAGTGTAACAGCTGTTTCTAGTGAAAGTGCATATTCTCCCCATAAACACAGCGGCCCGGGAAGAGATGCTTCCGCCACTGATGAAGAGGGAGACTGCGCCTTTCATGGACTGTCAGTCAGGGATCGGAGGATCACTGGATGGGAAGAAAAAGACCAAATTGTTGCAGTGTTTGTTGTGACTTTCGACACAAGATCGG GGAACATGATAGAATGGTGCCTACCTCAAGATGTGAATCTGGAGGGAGTAGAGTTCAAGTCTATGGCAAGCGGCTCTCATCGGATCACAAGTGACTTCAT ATATTTTCGTAAAGGCAGTTACTTTGGACTAGCGTGCTTTGCCAACATGCCTGTGGAGAGTGAGCTGGAACGAGGAGCTCGGATGAAATCTGTAGGGATTTTGTCTCCTTCTTACACACTGCTATACCGTTACATGCACTTCCTGGAAAACCAAGTCCG GCACCAGTTGCAGTGTCCAGGTCAGTACTCTCCACTGGAAGCTTTCTACGAGGATAAAAAGGCAGTGTTGCCATCGGGAGGAAACGGTTTGGTCACAGCCTGCCCGACCAGTGTTCTTGGGCCCATAGTCAACCGCTGCATGCATCCAGAGATGAAG ATCACACACCCGGCTGGCTGCATGTCCCAGTTCATCCGCTTCTTTGGAGAGCAGATCATGGTGCTGTGGAAGTTTGCTTTGCTCAGGAAACGCATCCTCATTTTCTCTCCTCCCCCTGTCGGTGTGGTCTGCTATCGGG TATACTGTTGCTGCTGCCTTGCTAATGTGTCCATTCCTGGGGTGGGCGTGTCTGTTCCGGAGTTCCGCCCCTTCTTCTACATCAATGTTGCTGACATTGCCGCTCTTGAGACTGAAATGTCTTATGTAGCTT GTACAACAGAGAAGATATTTGAGGAAAAGAAGGAGCTGTACGATGTATACATTGACAATCAGAATGtaaagacacacagagagagcctCCAGCCTCTGCTTCGACTCAACAGTGCAGACCGAGAGAAGTATCGCAAGCTCTGTGAGCAAAG GCAGTTGCTGCTGTACTCTCAGGAGGTGGATGGAGACAGCACATCTAATGAGGAAGACCTCTTCATTTT GTTCTTCATGGAGCAAAACAACAGAATCTTCCAGACCCTGTCTGAGGTGGCGGGGAGCGCCGATCCTACCCTAAGTGCTGAACATGTGAGAGCCATGGGGCTGGATCCTCACAGTGACCGAGGTTTTCTCGTCGACCTGCTGGAAATCTATGGCATTGACGTCATGCTGGTTATCGACAACCCCTGCTGCCCGTAA